The region TCATCTAAGCTCTCCAAGAAATTTTTCATGGAACAATGAGCATAGctcgaaataaaaaaacaagctgTCCACTCAAGAAGAAGCTTGCGACTTCTTTGATTTGCTGGTTGCTATCTGGGTCTCAGGCTGTAATGTCAGTATACATAattagagaagaagaaataaaaacacaagcAATAAATCATCATACTTTGCCGTCTAGATTACCTCTTTCTTAACTGGCTCTTCCTTCTCAGACAAAACCAACTCAATGTGGCAAGGGCTGGACATGTAAGCTGACGCGAGAGAGAAAAGGATTCTAATGAATACAGAGACAGAAGTGTATGTTTAACCGGTATAGTCTAATAAAAACAAACGTACGATTAATTCTTCCATGTGCCCTATATGTACGACGCCTCTGCTTCTGTGCCTGATTCACCTGGATGTGAGATATGTAGAGTGCATCCACATCCAAACCCTTGACCTGGAAAAGAAAGTCATAAAATCAGCAAGTGAAATGcagaagatgataaaaaaatgaagatcaaaCAGCTAATAGTGATGTACCTCGGCGTTGCTCTCAGCATTCTTGAGCAAGTCCAGGATGAACCTTGCAGACTTGGCAGGCCAGCGTCCTTGGCCGTTTGAGTGCCTGTTCTTTGCTTGAGCAGTTCGCCCAACTCCACCACAGAAACGTCGGAATGGAATGGCCTGCTTGTGAGCCAGGACATCTTCCAGGTACCTCTTGGCCTTGGCCAAAGGCAACTTCCTCAAAGCAAAAGCTGCCTCCCTTGTATTctgcaaaaacattaaaaaggaTGCACAAGTCAAAACAAGGTAAAAAAATCTCTGAAAGTGAGAAacacaaaagataaaaacaaaattgcaatCACACTCATCCAATACATGTTGGGATAACTGTACCATCATTTACTGAACCTTCAGCCACCAATAACAACAGAGGTTCACCCAATAACAATGCAATTAATTTCCCTGAAGTTTACGAGAGCCTTGTTCACAAAAGGCAACAAGGCCCTGCTTTTTTCATCAGGTTAACAACTAGAATAGAAAATATGTGGAGCAATTTTGGTTGGTTAAAACGAAAGGATAAAGTGAGGAAGAAAATCATCCAATGCTCTTCATTTCTTACTACTGAAATCCACAAAACCTCATTTAGATATAAACAAAATCGTAACACCAAAATGTGTCATCATTTACTGAACCTTCAgccacataaaataaaacagagGTTCACCCAATAACAATGTAACTGATTTCCCTGAAGTTTACGAGAGACCTGTTCACATAGGCAACAGGCCCCTGCTTTTTTCATCAGGTTTTACTAGCAAAATCAATAACAAGCAACGGTCATACAAAAAACGAAACCCGTCTAAACCTTAAACACAATACCTTAAAATGAACTCTGAGGTCACCTCCCCTTGCTTTGCAGGCTGCAACATAAGCATGGACACgtcaatataaaattaagatctCCTCCAACGCACAGAAAAtccaaaaggaaaaatattagaacACTTACACTTAGTGGGATTATCAGGCTCTCTAGAGTACTTCacctaaaaaagaaagagcaaggGACGCAGTGTGATTTAGAGATTAATGCAAGAAACAAAGGAAGAATAGGAAGCAAAAAGCGGAGATGTACCATGGTGGCTTATGCTGCAGCACCTTCTGCCTTGTTGAAGCTAAAGACGTTGATGCCGGTGGCTCTAGCATAAGAGAAGATTTGACACTGCTGAGTGCGGTTTATATATAGGGTTGCTAAATGAGAGAAACCCTAATTCTTGCTGCAGAGACTGCCTTCGACGCTGCTCTTTGTTTGGGCTGGGTTATTTGGGTTTTCAGCTTTTGTCATGTGAAGCCCACAACtcattttcaagaaataaaaaataaaagaaaagcagGAAGGGAACTTTCATTGGTCCCTAATGGGCTCTACAGCCCAGCTAAGCTGCAAGATAGGTCTTATTTAAATGACCCAATAGCTGAATAGATAGTTTTTGGTATGATGAACAGTATTGATCGAAAAGAACTGTACAAGCAGCTGACTTATTTTGTGTTCAGTAAATATTGGATGACATCCGATCAATTCAAGACCTAGACTTGtttatgtttaagaaaaaataaataaagaattgatTATTTCAACAGGTGATTGGATTAACCCGAGATAATTCTCATGATTCGTGACTTGAATCTTATATCGGATTAACTTTtgagttgaattttaaaactataataatatttatttttattcttatgttgTCTCAAGTTATCCAGGTTGATCATCCCGACTTTTAACTTGGGCTTGGATCCtctagttaaatttaaaaattataataattattatttttatttttatattgacttgGGTTAATGATCAATCTCATTCGTGACTCTAGCTTTGCACCAGGTTGATTCTCGAgttaggtttaaaaaatatatcaataaccatttttatccttattaacCCAGTCCTGACTTGGGCTTGTTCCCGGATTGGTCTTCAaattgggtttaaaaactatgataataatcacttttatttttatattgacttgAGTCAATGGTTAACACAATCTATGACCTAAGTCTGACTTCGAAATCGACCATcgaatcgagttttaaaactataataataataataatttctatACTTAATTTTCCCTAGGCAATGATCAACCTAGCTCAGGCTTGGTCCTAGGTCAACTCCaggttgagttttaaaattatgataataattatttttatttttacattaactCAATGGTCAACCCGACTTGTGTTCTTGACCTTACCCCGAGTCAATTCATAAGttggttttaaaaattacaataatgatcatttttattcttatgttgaTTCGGTTAGTGGTTAACCCAATCCGTGTCCGGGTCATCTCcctaatcatgttttaaaactatgataataatcacttttatctTTATGTTGACCTAGACCAATGGTTGGCCCAACCTAAGACTGGGACCTTGTCTCGGATCGAACCccaaatcaagtttaaaaattgtaatgataatcattttattattgcaTTGATCCGGTCAATGGTCAACCTGATCTGTGACCCCATGCCTTGTCTATAGTCGATTTAAtagttgggttttaaaattacgataataattattttttttcttacattgaCCCAgatcaacttgggttaacccttgTGTAGATAACTGAACAAGTTTGTCTTATCTCTTTTAATGACACAAAAAATTCTTCACTAGAACATTATTAATatgacataaattaatttttgtatcatCTAAAGATACACCAAACAacttcacataaaaaattatattatctaaTTTATCATTGTTCAACATATTAAACACTACCTTAAGGagcatgtatttttattattaaatatttagtcgtggtaatttatcaaaataattgcttatttcagcataaaaaataaaataaaatatattttttaaaatatttatcacaCTTAATTTAGTagtattttattctaaaaaaaccttatttgtTCAACAATCTTTctatattatttactttttttccttttctatttcttaaaagcaaaaaaagtttaaaaaatacaaaatgaacaaaaaataataatatatatatatatcacttacTTAGCACTTGCGCAGACAAGCTCCTGGAAGGATACTAGCGAAGCATCCTCTTCAAGAGATCTATAACTGGAGTAGAAATCGATTGAAAAACTGTATCAGGAAACCTCAAATCCTTCCTCGAAACCCCTCAGAATATCCTTAACCGTTTCCCAATTGAATGGAGAAAACCCCACCAATCAGGAAAGAGATATGGCAGTGTACTTGAAACTTGCTCATCAAGAAAACTGTTTTCCCCCCTCTCATAATTAATATCTCTAAtctttttattacataaaattctttctaaaatattactattttttttttagtttttatagtaATTAATGAGAGAAAATTATCAAGTTCAAGTAAGAAATCAATGCTGATGacgtgaagaaaaaaaaaaatattttttaacttacatTCTTTTTAgtgtaaaataattatatatatttgatatgatatattaacgtaatcaaattattaatataatgaaaaaaataatataatgtaattaatGGGATAATTTATTACATTGGTTGTAAAATAATGAAGGCTTCggtaaagttttattttagtcgttataattttctaaataatttattttaatccctATAGTTTACTTTTATTCACAAATTgccttatttgaaaatatttggtcatgataatttataaaagttacaatttagtccttacaatgggattttttaaattaggtccctcctttatattattattatttataagtcatgaattttattttctttttctcactAATAAGATACTAATACTTACTCCATCAACACTGAAAGATTTTCCCTACTTTTTTGAGAGCCAGGtactttaattttctatttttaccaAGTGGCAGAGGCTCAGGTTGCAGAACCTGAAACCACTTGAAGCAGATTCTATTCATGTTGGTGCATATAACATTGTTGACATGATAtaaatcgtgtttttaaaaactttaatttttttttgttaaaatttaatatgttttatatattttgaatcattttgatatgctgatatcaaaaataatttttaaaaaataaaaaaaattattagtatgcattttgacacgaaaaattatttgaaaaacaaccacaactacACTGTCAAAATAAGCTCTACTGGCTTTAGGATTACTGTCATGCCACTTTGCAATCTTTGCAGTTCCAAAACTGAATAatgaaacaatttaaattaagctTTC is a window of Populus nigra chromosome 10, ddPopNigr1.1, whole genome shotgun sequence DNA encoding:
- the LOC133704673 gene encoding large ribosomal subunit protein uL22y-like, with protein sequence MVKYSREPDNPTKSCKARGGDLRVHFKNTREAAFALRKLPLAKAKRYLEDVLAHKQAIPFRRFCGGVGRTAQAKNRHSNGQGRWPAKSARFILDLLKNAESNAEVKGLDVDALYISHIQVNQAQKQRRRTYRAHGRINPYMSSPCHIELVLSEKEEPVKKEPETQIATSKSKKSQASS